The Christiangramia flava JLT2011 genome has a segment encoding these proteins:
- the ruvC gene encoding crossover junction endodeoxyribonuclease RuvC, which translates to MSRSSEKSTLQTERIILGIDPGTTIMGFGLIRIVQKKMEFVQMNELQLKKYDDPYIKLKLIFERTVELIDTYHPDEIAIEAPFFGKNVQSMLKLGRAQGVAMAAGLSRQVPITEYLPKKIKMAITGNGNASKEQVAKMLQGQLKIKTLPKNLDATDGLAAAVCHFYNSGRKEIGTSYTGWEAFVKQNPGKIK; encoded by the coding sequence GTGAGCCGCTCTTCGGAAAAATCAACTTTACAAACGGAAAGAATCATCCTTGGGATTGACCCCGGGACCACGATCATGGGTTTCGGACTGATCAGGATCGTTCAGAAAAAGATGGAGTTTGTCCAAATGAATGAACTGCAGCTCAAAAAATACGACGACCCTTATATTAAGCTGAAATTGATCTTCGAACGCACGGTGGAACTGATCGATACGTACCATCCTGATGAGATCGCGATCGAAGCACCTTTCTTCGGGAAGAACGTGCAGTCCATGCTCAAATTGGGCCGGGCTCAGGGCGTCGCGATGGCGGCGGGACTTTCACGCCAGGTTCCCATAACCGAATACCTTCCGAAGAAGATCAAAATGGCGATTACTGGAAACGGAAATGCCAGCAAAGAACAGGTCGCGAAGATGCTGCAGGGCCAGCTCAAGATCAAAACACTCCCGAAAAACCTGGATGCGACCGATGGTCTCGCTGCCGCGGTCTGCCATTTTTATAACTCAGGGAGAAAGGAAATCGGTACGAGTTATACCGGTTGGGAGGCTTTCGTGAAGCAAAATCCGGGAAAAATCAAATAA
- a CDS encoding four helix bundle protein, whose protein sequence is MGGFRKENVLSGKSYDLALRTVLLNKELKLQRENILSKQLLRFGTSIGANVAVANAAISNTDFSAKISIVSKEYVQTKYWLRL, encoded by the coding sequence ATGGGTGGTTTCAGAAAGGAAAATGTGTTATCCGGAAAGTCGTATGACTTAGCATTGAGAACTGTTTTGTTGAATAAAGAATTAAAGCTCCAAAGAGAAAATATTTTATCTAAGCAATTACTGAGATTCGGAACATCAATTGGAGCAAATGTAGCAGTAGCTAACGCAGCTATTTCCAATACAGATTTTTCCGCAAAGATTTCGATCGTCTCTAAAGAATATGTGCAAACCAAATACTGGCTTAGGCTATAA
- the hemW gene encoding radical SAM family heme chaperone HemW, with amino-acid sequence MSGIYLHIPFCKQACHYCDFHFSTSTRKKSRLVDMLCREMILRKSEIPASVETIYFGGGTPSLLSSEELQQIFETIFSNFQVAEDAEITLEANPDDLSEEKIAQLAASPVNRLSIGVQSFFEDDLKLMNRAHNETEALESLQAAKKHFENISIDLIYGIPGLTDEKWKENLKIALELEIPHISSYALTIEADTALEKFIEKGKLQPVEDEQYRRQFDILVQTLTQAGFEHYEFSNYGKTGFHSRNNMAYWLGKPYLGVGPSAHSFDGKQRKWNISNNSIYINSLEMEKIPQETEELSINDRYNEYVMTRLRTKFGVNVLELEQDFGKKYRDYFERNAENFLQQELMLRSDLVYLITKKGKFLSDGIAADLFYID; translated from the coding sequence ATGAGCGGAATTTACCTTCATATTCCTTTTTGCAAGCAGGCCTGTCACTACTGCGATTTTCATTTTTCCACTTCCACGCGAAAAAAAAGTCGGCTGGTAGATATGCTGTGCCGGGAAATGATCCTTCGGAAAAGCGAAATTCCTGCCAGCGTGGAAACCATCTATTTTGGCGGAGGAACGCCCTCCTTACTTTCTTCCGAAGAACTACAGCAGATCTTTGAGACCATTTTCAGCAATTTTCAGGTTGCCGAAGATGCCGAGATCACGCTGGAAGCAAATCCAGACGATCTTTCTGAAGAAAAAATTGCTCAACTCGCCGCCTCGCCCGTCAACCGCCTGAGTATAGGCGTTCAGTCTTTCTTCGAAGATGACCTGAAGCTGATGAACCGGGCGCATAATGAAACCGAGGCACTGGAAAGCCTGCAGGCTGCAAAAAAGCATTTTGAAAATATTTCCATCGATCTTATTTACGGAATTCCGGGCCTTACCGATGAGAAATGGAAAGAGAACCTGAAAATCGCCCTCGAACTGGAAATTCCGCATATTTCCAGCTATGCTTTGACCATTGAGGCCGACACTGCCCTGGAAAAGTTCATCGAAAAAGGCAAATTACAGCCTGTGGAAGATGAGCAGTACCGGCGCCAGTTCGATATCCTGGTACAAACCTTAACGCAGGCTGGTTTCGAACATTATGAGTTTTCCAACTACGGAAAAACCGGTTTTCATTCTAGGAACAACATGGCTTACTGGCTGGGCAAACCCTATCTGGGAGTAGGTCCTTCGGCTCATTCGTTTGACGGAAAACAGCGCAAATGGAACATTTCCAACAATTCCATCTACATCAATTCGCTGGAAATGGAAAAGATTCCGCAGGAAACCGAAGAACTTTCCATCAATGATCGCTATAATGAATATGTAATGACGAGGCTGCGTACCAAATTCGGCGTAAACGTGCTGGAACTGGAGCAGGATTTCGGGAAGAAATACCGGGACTATTTTGAAAGAAATGCTGAAAATTTCCTTCAGCAGGAACTGATGCTGCGAAGCGATTTAGTCTACCTCATTACCAAAAAAGGGAAATTCCTGAGCGACGGGATCGCCGCTGATTTATTTTATATCGATTAA
- a CDS encoding glycosyltransferase, with protein MLFQILMFSMLFLYLVLIGSFFIGFRKMPVFLEKEMVPRTGFSLVVVYRNEAENLPELLNSIVALDYPRELFEVFLVNDHSEDASVGICERYAKDFPEIRFQLLNAESSLSPKKDAIFLAAGKARFEYLTITDADCLLPSQWLRNFDQLLQEESPVLIAGPVGFRHAMSVGFSEAFEEIDFLSLQGSTIGGFGMNKPFMCNSANLCYRKSAYLHLQQQRRDLGIASGDDVFLLQHFLQHQLPVSFVKSEKSIVQTGFQKSFQQLFWQRVRWAAKTSAYPDAFGKIVAIVVFFTNLMTVTWFFLAVLQFWNFQLVFGMILAKFLVDFPLIAVTAKFFRRRAVLQSYWWAAVIYPFFSTAVALRSVFGGYYWKGRPFKR; from the coding sequence ATGCTTTTTCAAATTCTCATGTTCTCGATGCTATTCCTGTACCTGGTCTTGATCGGGTCTTTTTTCATTGGCTTCCGGAAAATGCCCGTTTTCTTAGAAAAGGAAATGGTTCCCAGGACCGGTTTTAGCCTGGTCGTGGTCTATCGTAATGAGGCCGAAAACCTCCCGGAACTGCTGAATTCGATCGTGGCACTGGATTACCCAAGGGAACTTTTTGAAGTTTTCCTGGTAAACGATCATTCCGAAGATGCATCGGTTGGGATCTGTGAAAGATATGCAAAGGATTTCCCGGAAATTCGGTTTCAGCTACTGAATGCCGAAAGCTCGCTTTCTCCCAAAAAGGACGCGATATTTTTAGCGGCCGGGAAAGCCCGTTTTGAGTACCTGACCATTACAGATGCCGATTGCCTGCTCCCATCCCAGTGGCTTCGGAATTTCGATCAGCTCCTTCAGGAAGAATCCCCGGTTTTAATTGCCGGGCCGGTTGGTTTCAGGCACGCCATGAGCGTCGGTTTTTCCGAAGCTTTTGAAGAAATTGATTTCCTCAGTTTGCAAGGCAGCACTATTGGAGGCTTCGGGATGAACAAACCTTTTATGTGTAATTCTGCGAACCTGTGCTACCGGAAATCTGCCTATCTTCATCTTCAGCAGCAACGCCGGGATTTAGGAATCGCCAGCGGTGACGATGTTTTCTTATTGCAGCATTTTTTACAGCATCAGCTTCCGGTAAGTTTTGTAAAATCAGAGAAAAGCATCGTGCAAACTGGTTTTCAGAAAAGTTTCCAACAGCTTTTTTGGCAACGGGTGCGATGGGCGGCAAAAACTTCAGCCTATCCGGATGCTTTTGGAAAGATTGTGGCAATCGTGGTTTTCTTCACGAACCTGATGACGGTGACCTGGTTTTTCCTCGCAGTTTTACAGTTTTGGAATTTTCAGCTGGTCTTCGGAATGATACTGGCCAAATTTTTAGTGGATTTCCCGCTTATTGCGGTTACCGCCAAATTCTTCCGAAGAAGGGCAGTGTTACAAAGTTACTGGTGGGCGGCGGTGATTTATCCCTTTTTCAGTACGGCCGTCGCGCTAAGGTCAGTTTTCGGAGGGTATTACTGGAAAGGAAGACCTTTCAAAAGATAA